The nucleotide sequence TTGGTGTACAGATGTTCATTTGGGGGAGAGAGCACTGTGGAGCTGGACCCTTATGATAAACTTCTATTTCCAGTTCACATTCAGGCAAATCTGGAGGATGAGTTAGTAAAGGAAGCTCTTAAAACGGTGAGGCTTTCTGCTATACTAATTTGCCCCCCCACTTACCTTCccctcaaagaagaaaaaaaggaaacagtttctcgcttttaaaatattaccctGGTGTCTCACCCTCTAGTCCTTTGTTATTCTGTCTCAGTGTCTCTTCACTGTGGCTTTCTCCTAACCTGTCATGTTTATGTTCTCTCAGGGTGTGGATCTCCGTCACTATTCAAAGCAGGTTGAGCTGGAGCTACAGCAGATAGAGCAGAAATCCATCCGGGATTGTATCCTCCAGTAGAGAAAAAGGGTGATGTTATTAAAATGGGGATTTTTGTGGAGCATGGTGCAGACAGCCCAGGGGGGCTGAAATCTTCTCTCTGAGGTTTCTGTCATTGCAGGGAAAAATTGGAGTGGTCCTGCAGGTCTGAGAATCTCCCAACTTTATGGTGAGGCCCCTTGACTTTTTGTGGGTCAGATATCCAAGAGAGTGAGAACATAGCATCTCTGCACAACCAGATCACAGCCTGCGATGCTGTTCTTGAGGTTAGTCACCATGACCTGTGACTCCTAATAACCATGAACCAGATCATGGTCTCTCCTGTCGTTCTTTAGGTCATCAGCCTCAGGTGGGGATAGTTAGATTCACTTTCAGGATGACCTCATCAGCCTTTTTTGGTTGTTACTGTCCTACTAATATTATTTGCCAGTGACCTTTGGGGTACCTCCTTACCTATCACCTGCTACCCTCTTGGACTGATACTGAAGACTTCATCAGTAAACTTAGGTGGCCCCTTTGCCCCTGGCAACTCTGTGGCACTCCAGCAACATCTTCTGTCCTCCCCCAGCGCATGGAGCAGATGTTGGGAGCTTTTCAGAGTGACCTCAGCTCTATCAGCAGTGAGATCCGGACGCTGCAGGAACAATCAGGAGCCATGAACATTCGGCTTCGAAACCGCCAGGCAGTTCGGGGAAAACTGGGGGAACTTGTTGATGGTCTGATAGTACCCTCTGCTCTGATCACGTGAGTCGTCAGTTGAAGAGTCACAATGTCTGTAGCGGGTACATGGGCTAGGGTGACCTCCTGTACTTACCACATCAGTTTCTGGCTTCAGGTCATCAGGTGCCTTCCAGAAACTTGATGGGTGGGTTGACAACTCAACCTTGATGCATGCTTTAGGCATCCAAGGTTAGGGATATCCAGGGTTGGGTGTTAAATTGGAGGTTTCAAGGCTTATGGGCATGGGACAGCAGGGAGGTTTCAGGAACAAGAAAATTTGTACACATATCCTGACTATATGATTAGTATAAGAGGGGAGAGGTGATAGTCTGGATAGAAGAGATGGGATTTGGGATTTAGCGATGTCCAGATCTTCCTCCTGACCCCCACCACCCAACCCTACTACCCAGGGCAATTCTGGAGGCGCCAGTGACAGAGCCTAGGTTCCTGGAGCAGCTGCAGGAGCTAGATGCCAAGGCAGCTGCAGTCCGAGAGCAGGAGGCTAGAGGGACAGCGGCCTGTGCCGACGTCAGAGGCATACTCGACCGGCTCCGGGTCaaggtgaggggtggggatgaTACCCTAGAGATTACTAGAACCAGCATCCCTGACACCTTCAACCTGGGTTTCCCTGGCAGTCCTCACTTAGCCCGTCCCCAAGAACTTCACCCTTCCTTACCTGGCAAAGCTCATCTTCATGTCTCTAGGTTCCCCTGAAAAATTTCGGAAATACTGAAGAGTTGTTCTCCACCCTCCATCCCCCTATATTTAACATGTGGCACTTGCCCCACTGTTTCTCAAAGTCAAAAGGTTGCAGCTTCATGCCCTGTATCTGGTCCCCCCCCCCCGTCTAGGCGGTGACGAAGATCCGAGAGTTCATCCTGCAGAAGATTTATTCCTTCAGAAAACCAATGACCAACTATCAGATCCCCCAGACAGCACTGCTGAAGTACAGGTCACTGCCCGAAGGAAGGGCTGGAGAGGCTCTTAAGTTGTTGAGCCCAGAGTAGTGTCTGcttcggtggggggggggggggagactgaCTTGTCCCTGGTGCCCACCCCACCCAGGTTCTTCTATCAGTTTCTGCTGGGTAATGAACGAGCAACAGCGAAGGAGATCAGGGATGAGTATGTGGAAACACTGAGCAAGATCTACCTGTCCTATTATCGCTCTTACCTGGGGCGGCTCATGAAGGTGCAGgtgaggccagagagagagaccttTGGAGGCACATGGGCTGGAAAGAGGGACCACCCCTGGTCAAGTCTGGGTggtggaaaaaattttttatcacaCTGTGGGAAGAGGCAGTTAccagttctctcttttcttttttcctagtaCGAGGAAGTCGCTGAGAAGGATGATCTAATGGGTGTAGAAGATACAGCCAAGAAAGATATCCTAGAGCTGAGAAGTCCACCTTCTAGTCCTTGACAGTGAGGGTGCCTCAAAGACActgctttttgcctttttctctggGACTGAAGCCTTCGAGAATGTGATAAAGTCTGTGGCCCCCCTCCCCAGAAAAAGGCACATGTCTTTTTGACACGTGATGTCAGGGAGGGTAGAAGGTCTCTGAAGCCTATTCCCAGGTGTCAGGGGGAGTGTGGCCCTGGTACTGGGAAGGAGGGACATCTAGGCTGTGTCTGGCTGGCTGTAGTCCCAGAAGGTACTGAGCCTCTGAGTCTGTCACGGTTGTGATCTTATTGTTTTCCCTGACTCTGACCCTTCACGATTCTTCTCGAAGCCTTCCCTCCGCAGCAGGAACACCATCTTCACCCTGGGGACCCGTGGTTCTGTCATCTCCCCCACTGAACTGGAAGCCCCCATCTTGGTGCCCCACACTGCCCAGCGGGGAGAACAGAGGGTAGGAGAGGGAACAAGAGTCTGTCGTGGGGGGACACTGAGCATGGATGGGGGAGACCAGATCTGTGGGCAAAACTTCCCGGCCTGCAGTCCCCTGTATCAGTCCCCTTAGAACTGGGAATGGCCTTCTTGGGTCACTCAGGTGTTCTGTGTTGTAAAGAGGCTTGAGACCATTGACTTCAGGACAGATAGAGGGAGAGCCTGGCTGAGGGGAGTGTCAAGAGGCAGGTTGGATGGCACAGTGacagcaggtgggggtgggctcTTCTCTTGTGCCCCTCATCGCCCTCCCCCCTTCAGTACCCATTCAGGTTGCTCCATCACAGCCTGCACTTGGGTTAGATGGGAAGGGCCTCCTGAGCTCTCATTACCCAGGCTCACTGATTTTTCCATTAATATCTATAGAGTCAGCATTGGGGTCCATCCCTTCTACTTCTCTTCTTCACCTCTCCCATCCTAGTATCCATTCGAGGCCCTCTTCCGCAGCCAGCACTACGCTCTCCTAGACAATTCCTGCCGTGAATACCTTTTCATCTGTGAATTCTTTGTTGTGTCTGGCTCGGCTGCGCATGACCTCTTCCATGCTGTCATGGGTCGCACACTCAGCATGACTCTGGTAAGATTCCCTAGCTCCTGTACTCTTGGATCCCTTTGTCTTCAGTCTTCTGCAGCACCCTAGTGGGGTCATAACTCTGGTGGTACTGAAACCAGGACCCCCTTGTTCTAAAATTTCTAAGCCTTGGACTCACAGAGTATATGAAACCCTCAAAGCTTGGGGGTCCCTGAGGCTACCCCTGCTATTCACCCACACCGAGGTAGTAGCATCTAAAAACTAAGGGTCCCCGAAGTGGTGCTCAGCCCTGACTTCTGCTGTGATGGGCTTGGGATCATGGATTCTGATGAGCGAGCAACAAGACTACCTGAGTGGCCCGGTGAACAGGGAAAGAGGGGGCATTTCCTGAGAGctcactcccctcccttccagtgCTGCATCCCCAGAGGAACACATGCATTTGTCTGTAGCCACTGGGAGCGACAGAGTAACAAACATCCTTTTCCAATACTCTGTCCCTGAATCATAGAAACACCTGGAGTCCTATCTCACAGACTGCTATGATGCCAttgctgtttttctctgtatCCACATCGTCCTCCGGTTCCGCAACATTGCAGCGAAGAGGGATGTTCCTGCCCTGGACAGGTCACTGAGCTCTGGTCCTTGATGCCCCATTGTCCTTGAACCCTTGGTCTTACATGACCCTGCCCTGACCCTTGGGCTGCTACTGAGCCAACACCCTGACTCTTCCTCCTATTGATCTGCCTGGGGACAGTTCTGGTTTCTGACTCACCTTGTATACCAGTCCTGTCTCCCCCATCCCTCAGCTGTTAATTGGGTTCCCCCACAGAAACCTGCCACCGTTCCCCCACATTTctttaattccagttagctaacatacagtgttctagtTGGTTCAGGTGTATGATAACAGTGATTTGGCTATTCCGTGTgtcacctagtgctcatcatgaccaccccccccacactTCTTGCCAGCTGATCTCTGATTCTGATTAAGCCTGCAGGTACTGGGAGCAGGTGCTTGCCTTGCTGTGGCCACGGTTTGAGCTGATCCTGGAGATGAATGTCCAGAGTGTCCGAAGCACTGACCCTCAGCGCCTCGGGGGGCTGGATACTCGGCCCCACTATGTGAGAGAGGGCGGGGTAACAAAAGGGCTCCTGAAAGGCAGGGTTCTTAGCTTTGCTGTGGGGGTTGGCCAGGTTCCCAGTTGTGCTATGGGCCTGGCTGGATCCTGGGGCACAATGTGTATGGGGGGCAGTCTAGGAGTGTGTGTGAAGTCAGGGTGAATCAGGCACCGTTGGTTAGCAGGATTGGGAGTGGGAGTCACAGAGGCTGAGTGGCCAGCTCCTAGGGACTTGGGCAGCTGTGTTGTTTGGGCCAGGGGGGCCAGTGTGATTTTCTTCCCACTTTCTCTCCCCCAGATTACACGCCGATACGCAGAGTTCTCATCTGCTCTTGTCAGCATCAATCAGACAATTCCCAATGAACGGACAATGCAGCTGCTGGGACAGCTACAGGTGAGCATGGGCAGGACAGACTTCCCAGTGGCAGGGCTGCCAAGGTGGCCTGGAGTGTGAGCAGGGCCATGTACTCCTGCCTCTTCGTGTCACCTCTTCCTTCTGGCTTTTCCAGGTGGAAGTGGAGAATTTTGTCCTCCGAGTGGCTGCTGAGTTCTCCTCAAGGAAGGAACAGCTTGTGTTTCTGATCAACAACTACGACATGATGCTGGGCGTGCTGATGGTACAGACGCCGcgtctcccttccttcctacccaGAGGGTTTGGCTTCCCCCACTGCTCTGGTGGCTCTGGAAGGACAGAGATGGTGTTGGTCTTGTCCCATGTATTATTCTTGGTGTCTGGCCCGTTGCCCAGCCAAGTACAGTAAATGTGGCAGGAAGGGGATATCCTGAAGTGACGGGCTGCTTCTCCCCACACTTGAGATTTCCCTTTGTCCTCCCTTAGGAGCGGGCTGCAGATGACAGCAAGGAAGTTGAGAGTTTCCAGCAACTGCTCAATGCTCGGACGCAGGTAggggggtgaggaagaggagagggacagTCTTCTGTGCTATTTtcagtcctgtgtgtgtgtgtgtgtgtgtgtgtgtatgtagggaATGGCAGTTAAAGGGCTTCAGGTACACAGGATTGGAACTAttggtctgttttatttttttttgtttttttttttaaatgatacacaTGCCCCTGAAGCTCCTGCATACCTTGGCGATAACCAGCATCAAACAATGAGTTCTTCCTCAGCCTATTCATTTCCTTGCCTGTCATGCTTTTAAATCTCTCCTTGACCTAAATATTGTGTTTACCATgctcttgcttttaaaaacacagcttTAAGTATGGCAAAACAATAATaacttagttttatttatttacttctaaagtttttattatgtatttatttactttttaaattttttatttatttttaaaatttattattattttttaatatttcatttatttatttgacagagagagagatcataagcaggcagagaggcaggcagaaagagggggaagcaggctccttgctgcacagagagcccgatgcagggctcagtcccaggaccccgagatcatgacctgagtcaaaggcagaggcttaacccattgagctgcCCAACCAcccttatttacctttttttaagtGGTCTccatgtccaacatggggctcaaacttgtgACCCCAATATCAAGAATCAcaggctctacccactgagccagccaggcacccccatttagttttatttttgagtgaCATGAAAACAATCACAGGATTTTTTTCAtgcatagtttttctttttttcgttttaaagattttttatttattcatttgatagagacacagcaagagaatgaacacaagcagggggagtgggaaagagagaagcaggcttcctgccaggcagagagctgaatgtgaggctcaatcctaggaccctgggatcgtgacctgggctgaaggcagactcttaaagactgagccacccaggcgccccatcatgcATAGTTTTCCAACATGTTTTCCAATATTATATGTCATATTATGGTATATAATTCCAGCTTACTCCTTTtcactttatataattttatgttgtgtgaatATAATGTATTCTTCAGGTGGACCTTtggattatttctagttttttgttttgttttatttattttctttttaaaaaagatttatttatttatttatttgacagagatcacaagtaggcagagaggtaggcagagagagaggaagggaagcaggctccccactgagcagagagcctgatgtggggctcgatcccaggaccctggcatcatgacctgagccgaaggcagagtctttaacccactgagccacccgggcagccctatttctagttttttgctACTGTGAGAATTGTTTTGTGAACAATTACATTTTTTAGTGTGTGTAGATGGAgataagttttataaaaatttctcttGGAAGTAGGCTTTTGCTTATTGCTTATAAGGGTTTGTCAGCATTCAGCTTTATGAGacactgccaaattgttttcctaaATGTGTACCAGTTTTTTTCCTTACCAGTGATGTGTAAGAATTCTCTCTGAGCAATATTTTCTCCAACGCATTAGTATTATCAGACTATCTTTGCCATTCTGCTAGGTATCTTGTTGGGGgtcttgcattttcctgattactaaTGAGATTGAGCATCATTCCAAATGTTCAAAAGTcatacaaatttttcttttccgTAAGATATCTGTCATAGCATTTGGCCTTTTTAAAATTGGgctatttgtgtatttctttatgatttataAGAGTTTTTTGTATGTTCTACTTATGAAACCAATCTTTTGAGTATATAGGTTGCAGATATCTTTCAgtgctttatctttttatttatttatttatttttatgttgttttctgGTGGAAAAATTCTTAATATGATTGACTTTACTGATTTCTTCTTGATATTTCTGTCTCATTTAAGAAATCTCATATTATCACAAGGTCAGAAAAATATtatactacattttcttcttaatgttatagaattttgcttttttacacTTAAGCTCCTGGAATCGATTTTGAATATGATGTGAGTAGGaatctaatttaatattttatatatagattatgTTGGACACAGAACCATTTATAGGaaatccctctctttctccccttgatCTGCAGTGTGCCTCTGTCATGTGAAAATCTATAAAGATATGTGTCTTGCCTctgttctattccactgatcaACTTGTCTGACCTGTAGCTTAGTTTTAGTTATTATGCCTTATAATTACTCAAATTCTACCTTTTTCAGGAGTCTCTTATTATTGGCCTCttgatttttcatataaattttattgtgAGCTTATAAGTTTTTACATTGAAAAAACTTTAAGGATTTTGATTGGAAGTGCATTGATCAATTTGGATCAGTTTGGAAGAATGGATAGTTTATGATATTGAAAATtctcatccatgagcatgggcTTCCCATTTTTTAAGATACTCTGTAATGTTTGTTGATaaccttttataattttcagcacAAAGACATCACAAATCTTTTGTCAGAGTTATTCCTAGGCAGGTTCAATATGCAGATTTCATCCTCCTAGGAGTAAATAAAACTTCTCCAGTCCTTTGCCTTTAATTTCTTATATCTTTGATCTCATACTCTTCTACCTAGGATCTCTTTGACAGTGTTGAGCAGTTGAATAGAAGGGTTATAGGAAGAATTcctatcttgttcctgattttaaaaggaaTGCTTTCATCACTGCCCCATTAGGAGTAATGCTGCTGTGATTGTTTTCGTAGGTGCCTTGTATCTGATCAAGAAAATTCTTCTCAATCCCTAGTGTGCTAGGAGTTGTTACTATAGTTATTCCTATTAGAATAAATCCACATTTATTTAGGAATAATTACTAGGAATACTAGGAATTACTAGGAATAATTgctacttattttctttctaattgttCACACTTTCTGATCTATTCTTTTGGAATTTGTCCTTTAAACTGTTGATACTTAAGTATtatcattttagagagaaattttCTTGTTGCTTGAACCAATgctattggtttttgtttatcaACCATATAACTATCTACCTCCTTAATTTACTATTTCTAATAACATTTCTGGagatttgtatgtgtgtgtttctatgtaGGCATGACAATTTTAGTTCTAACTTTCTAATCCTTAAGCCTTtaatttcttatgtatttattctctTAACTGTCCTTGATGGTACCTCCAGCACAAAGTTGAATAGCTGAGTCGAAATGATGATGGTGAGAAACCTtctcttttcctaattttaaaaggaatgctTTCATCATTTCCCCAGTAAGAGGAATATTGTTGTTTTATAGCTACCCTTTCTCAGGTTAAGAAAATTCCTTTCAATCCCTAGTATGCCAGGAGTTATTACCtatcagtaattcattttttaaaattcaagtataattaatatacagtgttatgttagcaggtatacaatatgatgattcaacaattgtatacaTTTCTTCAGTgctcaagataagtgtactcttaatcccctttatctatttcacccatcctccaccTACctgctctggcaaccaccagtttgttctctgtatttaagagatttttggtttgtctctcattttactttttttgttttgtttcttaaattccacacataagtgaaatcatgtggtatttgtctttctctgactgacttacttcacttagcataatacctttgAGATTcatcatgtcattgcaaatgtcaagatctcatttatttttatggctaatactccattgtctatCATACCACATCTTTGTTCATCCATCAACGGACATTtcggctgtttccatatcttggctattgcaaataaggctgcaataaacatggggttgcatatgtcttttcagattagtgtttttgttttctttgggtcaaTACTCAGTAATAGAATAACTGAGTCATATggtcattctgtttttaattttttgaggaacctccatactgtttgccacaGCGCCTGCACAGTTTGCTTTCCCGCTACCAGTGCTGAGGGTTCCTTtccctccacatcctcgccagcagtTAGTACTCAATTCCTAGAATGCCAagagttattatttattaaaatcattgaatttttaattagaGTGTGTTTTTCTGTAATAGTTGAGGTAattatatggtttttgttctttattaattttatggtTTATGACTTACAGATTTTAGAATGTAAAATCATTCTGGATTTGGTCtaattcatttagaatttttccttctttgtgcatAGGTGATATTGGCCATTGGCCATTCGTTTCTTGTAGTATCCTCATATGGTTTTGGTACCAAAGTCATAATGGCTTTTTAGTTGTATTGTTCACATTATCTACATCAAAATATCTActgattatttttgtgtatgcttgGCTTATTAATAGTTGAGGGAGATGTATTGAAATTTATAGATTTGTCACTTTTTCAAAAAACTGCAGTTCTATCAACTTTTGCTTTAtatagtttccatttattttatctaaattccTAAAAGGTTAGAATCCTTAGATCTTACTGGTGACttgaatcttttccttttttttaagatttatttttttgtggggcacctgggtggctcagtgggttaaggcctctgccttcggcttgggtcatgatctcacggtcctgggatcaagcctcacatctggctctctgctcagcggggagcctgcttccccctctctctctgcctgcctctctgcctacttgtgatctctgtcaaataaattttaaaaatcttaaaaaaaaaagatttatttttttgttttgagagagagagtgagagcgcacaagcaggaggggcagagggagaaggagagagaatctcaagcagattacACGCTAAGTGCGGAGCcagctgcagggcttgatctcaccaccctgagctcacgacctgagccagagtcaagagtaggatgttttcttttttctttctttttttttttttttaagagttggatgttaaccaactgtgccacccaggcggccctgctATCTTAAGTGTTCTGTTTGTCCTGTGTGTGTTGtaccttttgcctttgtttttcttactacgtgttttttttctatttggattTCGTATTCCCTTCTTCTAGAATTTGCCCTTTAACTTCTTTGCATATTTAGCTTAGCATTTAAACTTAATATTTAACTGCTCTCCCAAGCAATACTTAGACTTTAAAACATTGGAAATACTTTAGTGCTCCAGTTGTTCCTCCCCCTTCTGCCTTCTGTGCTAATTACTGACcggtattttatttctgttctatttgtttaagattttatttatttatttgaaaaagagagtaGCATAGTGGACCCCCTCAGGTGCCATCACAGATCTTCAATCAGTAACTACTGATTTATTTCATCTCTGTCAGCACCCATTGCTCATCCTCCTGTGCCTgccccccagtttttttttttttttaagattttattaatttgacagagaaagagcacaagcagagggaggggcagagggagagggagaagtaggctccctgctgagcagggagtctgacgtggggctcaatctcaggaccctgggatcatgacctgagccaaaggccgacgcttaaaggactgagccacccatgctccccacccccatttattttgaattaaatcttCAATTCAATTAAATCTTCAATCTTACATTGTCACTTCCATCTGTATcagaatgtgttttaaaaaccacaacataggggcacctgggtggctcagtgggttaaagcctctgccttcagctcaggtcatgatcccagagtcctgggatcgagtcccgcatcaggctctctgctcagtggggagcctgcttccccctctctctctgcctgcctctctgcctacttgtgatctcggtctgtcaaataaataaagaatatatttaaaaaaaataaaaataaaaaataaaaaccacaagataatattacaactttaaaaaatatctcactTAAAAGAGCTAGTGCTCAGATTTCCCCAGTTATcccttaaatgattttttatggTTCAAATCAGCACCCACGTATGGTCCATACATATGTCTTTATAATCTATAGAGTGCATCTTTGCTCCCCTTGTCTGCAATTTATCTGTGGAAGAAACTGAGTCACCGAGTCATTTGTCATGTAGAATAAAGTAcagtctggattttttttttctaaagattttatttatttatttgacagagagagaaattacaagcaggcagagaggcaggcagagagagaggaggaagcaggctccctgctgagcagagagcccgatgcgggacttgatcccaggaccctgggatcatgacctgagctgaaggcagcggcttaacccactgagccacccaggcacccctacagtctGGATTTTGCGGATCACATTCCGTGATGTGGTtaaatgctgtttcttttttctaattaatgtGTGGTTAGAGGGAAAGGCTTGATCAGATTGCAGTTAGGGTCTTTATTTTCCAGGATAATTGAGAGCTAGTGGTGTGTACTTCCATCAGGGGCACAGAATGTCTTCTTGGCTCCTTTTCTGTCAGTAGCCATCAGTGCTCACTGCCCACATCCCATGAATTAGATTTCCATACTTAGTGTCATCATTCTTCAGGTATTTCTAATATGCTGTTTAACCTATTGACttcttaaagttaaaaacatttaaaatttttaagtcctttcttaaaaatttaattttgtttcacgTCTGTCCATTCCTAATCTTGTTGAGTCATCATCTTTGTGTCTAATTTTTAATTCCCTGAATGTTTCATACAGAATGTACAACCGCTATGTATCTGACAGTTCTGATGTTGGCAGTCTTTGGAGGTCTAAGTCCATTGCTTAATGTCTCCTGCCTTCATAGTAGTTTCCTTTCTTATGGGTCTGACAATCTTTGagatcattgcttttttttttttttaatttaaagattttatttatttatttgacagacagaggtcacaagtaggcagagaggcaggcagagagacagaggaggaagcagactccccactgagcagagagcccaatgtggggctcgatcccaggaccgtggtgggatcatgacctgaaccaaaggcagaggctttaacccactgacccacccaggcgcccctcattgctTGGTTTTAATCAGGGGGAGTCATATGGACCTAAGATGGGATTAAGGATATTTTTTCTGTCGAGAGGATTTGCCTCTGCTTATGCGGTAGCTGAGAGATGCAGTCCACCGCCACCTACATCAGCACGCCTTTGAGGCTCTTGTGAGAGAACCAGGCACTGCTTCTCTACCtgagtctggcatcaggctcGGTTTCCAGATAGCAGAGTTGCCATGGCCACTTGCCTTCTGGCGGCCCTGCTTTGCCCAGCTTCCCACCCCTTTGGTTTTGGCCCTGATCCCACTTTCTCATTACTCTGCACCCAGCCCAAGTTtagttttttggcttttgtttttgaagCGGGGGTAGTCCTTGGAGATTTCCCTACCTCTTGTGAGACCAGTGGTGtcttaaagtatataatttgcTTTGGGAGTATTCTGGAACCTGGTCAGTCATGATGCCACAAGTGGGAAAATCTGTTGACACCAGGACacttgactgtgtgtgtgtgtgt is from Mustela erminea isolate mMusErm1 chromosome 4, mMusErm1.Pri, whole genome shotgun sequence and encodes:
- the VPS52 gene encoding vacuolar protein sorting-associated protein 52 homolog isoform X4, coding for MNSFWMKWMGVDLRHYSKQVELELQQIEQKSIRDYIQESENIASLHNQITACDAVLERMEQMLGAFQSDLSSISSEIRTLQEQSGAMNIRLRNRQAVRGKLGELVDGLIVPSALITAILEAPVTEPRFLEQLQELDAKAAAVREQEARGTAACADVRGILDRLRVKAVTKIREFILQKIYSFRKPMTNYQIPQTALLKYRFFYQFLLGNERATAKEIRDEYVETLSKIYLSYYRSYLGRLMKVQYEEVAEKDDLMGVEDTAKKGFFSKPSLRSRNTIFTLGTRGSVISPTELEAPILVPHTAQRGEQRYPFEALFRSQHYALLDNSCREYLFICEFFVVSGSAAHDLFHAVMGRTLSMTLKHLESYLTDCYDAIAVFLCIHIVLRFRNIAAKRDVPALDRYWEQVLALLWPRFELILEMNVQSVRSTDPQRLGGLDTRPHYITRRYAEFSSALVSINQTIPNERTMQLLGQLQVEVENFVLRVAAEFSSRKEQLVFLINNYDMMLGVLMERAADDSKEVESFQQLLNARTQEFIEELLSPPFGGLVAFVKEAEALIERGQAERLRGEEARVTQLIRGFGSSWKSSVESLSQDVMRSFTNFRNGTSIIQGALTQLIQLYHRFHRVLSQPQLRALPARAELINIHHLMVELKKHKPNF